The Esox lucius isolate fEsoLuc1 chromosome 20, fEsoLuc1.pri, whole genome shotgun sequence region tattcaaacttggtgtgatgtcaaggtatgacaaaatgatctaatgttgagacacaaAGTTAGTGTGTCTCAATtcgtcccaatactggcatagtGTCcgaaatgtaactttttgactcacctgccaaggggactggtaaatgaaaaaatccaccagccaagcatactttttactggccaaaataataatttcctttttgtgtcatgtatacatacatttcagtacatttcattgagataatAAGGCGATAAGGTAACTTTTTATTTCCGATGACAAATTAGTTGTTTCTGCTGTTATTTTtagcatactggccacacacagaacaactcatcaccacagcctcagcatcatactgtagccaggCTCTTGAAACTCCTTTAACTCCAAACCTACAATTctcacaaaacattatttttctatGTGATGCTACAAACATGTTTGTTATGTATTGCAATAACGTCATCCCTTTACATCAGTATCTCTTCTTTGtcaacttaacattatttgacaatacttattTAACATCATTCCCTACTAACCTACTTACTCAATTAATCATTCTTAAAAAACTGTTCACGAATCACCTCCCAGATTTGTAACACAGTCCCTCTCCAAACCTAATGAGAAAacgcaaattaacaacaataacataaaaaataataatatattatattttttaccttatataatgtattatttaaatttgtttaatttatattttaccccacatcgtttttcctttgaaaatataaacaatacacacaaaccattgcaggcctttattttgaaggcaaaataaaaaaatctgaagtCTTAGTTTTGCAGCTCCTGGACtgtctctggacattttattttgcttctcCGGTGTTGGAGTGAGCTGTTGTTGTGCTTCTGCGCTGGTAACATTTGCATACTCATTGAACTTTGCGCTGTGTTGTGTCTAATGTTGTTTgatcaaattgcttgtgttaaatcagtgtttttcctttcctcttgAGAATGTGGCAGAGCAGAGTTTGCACTCTACTTGTGTCAATGCTGACATCTCTGTCTTCCCGCTCTACAAATCTGAGTTCTATAGTCTATACTTATGTAACCAGAGGCGACAAAACCATCGGGTTTCCcttaatgtttccatgacaTGGTATCGGCATATTTCTATGAGTACATGAGCCCAGTATCGGCCCGGTATCGGTGCGTCCCTACTAACAGAACATATAACATCCTGTGTAGCTCTGTAAGAGCAAGGCACTTGCAATGCCAGAGTTGTGACTTTAATTCCCACAGGGGGCCAAAACAAAAGcatatgcactcactactgtcaTTCACTCTAGATAAAAGCATAATatcaaatgactaaaatggaaaaccGAGATTGGATCAACAACATTATGTCCCAAAAGTGTATATAcatgctctacagattatctactgacGATTAGTAAAATGTTTGCTATCTAGTAACCCTTATCCCAACCTTTAACATTACCTTAAACcttgttctaaacctaaccctaaacttagcaagcagttgcttatgttagaaatcagcggtttattggaaaattgcagcacagatgtcattcggtgaacgttccattatcttctcactgtaatgttagttgccagctagcctatacattaagggcgattctacatagcaaagatcaggtttccaagacagtaacccccatgccaaatggtcaatgtgaacattcctggggtaacctacagagagataatctaaacaaagatgtttctgttgttctcattatctaggcacaatCACtttcaatgaaacgtacatacatattgtaattgttaatgctccgATTCCACGCTAATCAACAGATAGTTTGTAGAAATGTTGTTGCTAATTTTACTTtcatagaacatctacagatggtaCTCTCAAAAACCAAAAGAACAATACACAAATCCAACATATTTGATCCGTTCATAAGTTCCTTTTTAATGGTGATTGTAGCTTTATCATGGTGTCAATATGCTTGAGAATAATTCTCCCAGGCATGGACACCTTGGTGCATTGTATAGCAATTTATAGGCCTATAGCAAAGACGATAAGCCTACCTTCTCTGCATTACAGGTCTGCAAGCTGTTGTATGTTTCAGTTGTGGCTTTGGCAGATTTGTCCTTCTTCTGTGTCAGCTCGTCCCTCTTTTGGTTTATGGACACCAGCTCTAAATTCATCTGCTGGATCTTCATCTTGATCTGGACAATGTCATTCTCCTTCTGCTTGACTTCACTGGAGGTCTTCGCAGCATTAGCTTTAAGACTCCTAAGAGTCAGCTCCTGGTTGACAGCCTGGTACATCAACACCACCATCACGCACACAGCCAAGAAAACCAGTCCGGACAAAGCCCGCATACTGCTGTAGCACAAAGCCAGTGAAGAAGACAGAAGTTAAGGCTTGAGTTAGGTGTCTTCTTGGCTTCTATCTTGATCAAGTATCTCCGAAGTCATCCCTGTGTACTCTCGCGAGTTGCTGTGTCTGTTCACCCTCCCTCGTACAGTAAGTTTCTGATGGTTTTCTTTCTACCTGTAACTGGCTAATCCTGTTAGGTGGAATGTTTGGGTGTGTGGTGTGGCAACACTTCCTTGTTTAAATTACCCCCTCCCGCTTCTAGtgtctctttcgctctctctctcctttcctttcaTGCCAAGTGAACTTTGATCTAAAATGTGTGTCATGAACTGGCTATACTCATATGAATGTGAgacatttctctttcatttacattaaatgtttttcttccgTGCCCTAGCAGAGGTCCACCCAGGGTTAACATTTTAGCCTTGATGTTTGTCCACccttattttgtgtgtgtgtaatggggaTATTGAATTtctctaaatatattttgagtTATCACAATGTTTAACATGCATGTTCCCTTTCTGTAATACACAATATATCAAGTGTTTGTGACATTCAAGGAGACACGCAGATGGTCACTAGACTTAATACTAAATGTTTTGGATTATTCTCATATCTGTTGATAGGGATTGACGCCAGACTGGAGGTAAGGACCGAGGCCAAAGTGATTATTTGTATAGTATTGATGACATCCTGTGAACACTTATTCTGTAGCAATAGCTGACAGTCACTTTTGTTTTGACTTCCTACAAAACTCTCCGCTGGTGTTTACTTTAGACCGGTCTGATCACAGGCCTGTCTCCAACGGTCATGATACCGGACATTAATACACGTAACCAACGACTACTCTTCTTGGCAAAATCGTGgtgattattttaatattttcattttagaattttctttttttatataaaaggCTAGTCCGAAAAGCGTGCTTTTACAAATGTCCTAATTTCAGTTGCGCGTATATCGTTACCTTTGTATATCTGTATGTTCTTAAATTCCGAAATATTTATGGTAAATACAATTTACATAGACTCCTACTTCCGCGTAGAAGGAGCTATTGTATTTTCAACAGCGACATGTGGGCGTGTCCGGTTATTCTAGAGAGCGACAGGTGAGTTGTGCACGGAGTTCTACCTATACTTTTGTACCCCATTCGCTCTGCCGCGGTTTCCTCGTTAACATTTTTTCCGGATGAGGACTAGCGAAACGGCTATATTTTGTGCAAATTCAAGGTAGGGAAAGCATCGATCAAGAAGTCAAATGAAGATGCAGTATGTTTTAGTGGGGCTGTCAGTGCTGGCTAGCGTAGTACTCCTGGGACTGATAAATGTACGGAAGAAAGAAGTGGTGAAAGAGCAGAAAAACACATCGTTCCAGTCGACTAAACTGCGTGTGACCTATGATGTACAAGGAGAGTACAGACATGAGTTGATCAGAGCCCAAAACCTGCTGGACAAGACCAAGGCTTTGGTGAATAACCTTGGGTCAGAGCTCTCCCAAATACAGGCTAAAGAGGTACAACAGAAGAATGACCTAGAGGCATGTCTGGGACAGAAGGTAAGATCAAAGCAAGCATGCTTTGACGAGATCATattgaaacattttacatttaggtAAGGTTTTTGTTCACTGATGGGCAGCCTATTTCTAAAGTTTGACTGTCATGATTCATACGCCCTCTGGAGGGCCGTGCAAATGTCAAGCATCATCTGGTCTTGAGTTGTTCATAGAATATGTATGACAGCATTTTAGGCCTACTGTTGGGGGTTCTCGAGGACCGGTGTTAAGAACAACTGCTTTAATGGAACATGTGGAAAAGTTGTGGTTTTAGCTGGCGGTTTGATTTTTTCTGTGCTCACCTTGTTTGTGCCTGTGTATCTCTTGTGACAGAAACAAGCTACTGACAACATGGGATCTGTCGAAGAAGAGATCAGTAATGCCAAAAGTGAGTGTGTAAAGACCCAGTGCAgccaaaaacataacatttctacATTATATTTCCACATGGTCCaaataaaactgaaaagaaTATTGTTACAGTTGATATCAGTATACAAACCCTATTGAACATGCAGCTTTTATGTGAATACAAATCCTTTCAGATATGtttaaaggtgaaaaaatatctcacaactaacaatatttaagtgaaaatatattttttttctttcttgaacACCTAGATTTTGATTTTGAGTTCAGATTTTGAGTTCAGCTTCAGTCAAATTGCCAAGGAATGTCTTGTGCTCAGCCATCTCTAGGTCAGTCCACAGTTTCTAtaggctttgactgggccattttGAGGGCATTGATTTTACTTTTTGCAAGCTCTTCCTTGGTtgatttggctgtgtgctttggatcgcTGTTTTGTTGAAAGGTGAATATCTGCTTTAACTTCAGCTTTCAAGGGCAGCAGGGTTGCCCcgaaaatattgtatttattgtgaGTTATTAATTTCTCCCTATTTCCTGACTATTGCTCCCGT contains the following coding sequences:
- the si:dkey-87o1.2 gene encoding uncharacterized protein si:dkey-87o1.2, whose translation is MRALSGLVFLAVCVMVVLMYQAVNQELTLRSLKANAAKTSSEVKQKENDIVQIKMKIQQMNLELVSINQKRDELTQKKDKSAKATTETYNSLQTCNAEKTEAEKKKSDASAALQKVKDDEGAAKRKAEQEIEELKKQILERDKALCVFVDQTIDEGRKLCGIAVAPK